Within the Glycine soja cultivar W05 chromosome 3, ASM419377v2, whole genome shotgun sequence genome, the region caAAAATATTCGTTTTAGATAACTTAGGCCGGAGTGCATGGAGTAACCCTCAAGCTTAGAAGCTTTGCACACATCCCCAAAAATGTCTAACCGTGAACCTGAGGAAAGGGTTACACTGCCTCCTTTTATAGTAGGTGCTTTTTAACAATTTTCATTACATGTCACTTCGTGATTCCTTCTTTTAGTCATGTGTTTGTATGTAAGGTCAACCAATTCCATATTTAAAGTACGGTAACATAGTTTTGTTTTGTCCCTCTGACATGTTAAGTGACGAGGTGCATCATCTTCTTGCATGTCGTCACGTTGTCAATTGTCAAAGAATGTCACAGCTCACAAGTTAGAGAGGACTTGAAAATCTCTCGTGAGAATTCTAGAAATCACATAGTATCTTTCGAACCATGTCATATCTTGTTACTTTAAATTGTATGTTTTCAAGGGTGAGTTGAATTTGTACTTATCCCTCTTGGCCAGAgtgttcaaataaaaatgagttgTAAGAGAGTAAAATGTATGTTTTCCAGAATTGTTTTCTTGTTGTTATTGAAAATTATCCACCGCTAATTGATGAGCTTTAGCTTTTTGGACCAACCAAACTATGATTATCCCACTCCCAGCTTTGGCCATGTTGTCTAGGTATCTCCTCTGTACTTTGTGATCTTATATTGTTTCATATCACACCATCAGTAATGCCTTTTACAGTTAACTCGTACACACTCTGTCTTCATTGATCTCATCTCGTAACTTACTACTTATAATAAGAAATGATCATGCCGATAGAAGTGCTACAAGttgaaattaaagtaattaatctCTTAGATTCGATAGAATAAAAGGAATCCAATCCCACGTGTCTTTTCCAGCCATCTAGTGATGTCTTAAACTTTGGATCCCAACAAGTGGACGCTAATGCATGCTTAGTCTTTAATCTTTATGCTAAGTCAGTAACCCGCCTTTATATTCACCAATGAGTTGTATAATTATGGGTCATCATTACCTCAATTTGCATAACTTAATTGGCATTCTCATGGAAGGACGAGGTGAATTTTCTAATAGAAATTCAGGGTAAAATGACTAAAATCTCAAAAGCTTTTATTATTAGGtgttgagaaaataaaataaatagaagcTTTATGCGATAACACATGTTCCCCTTTAAACAGAATATGACCCATCCACAGTACGAAAGATAGCATGCTTCGCAAGGAATTAGGAATCTGATGGAGACGCGTTCTCTTGCTAGAGATAAACTTCCCTGCTGTTGGACGTTTTGTTTGGTATTCAAAAGTTCCTCTGAATGGGACAACTCAACTTGCCTAAagccttattttttatttattgttaatggTAGTATTATAATTACAAACACGCCTTAGTAATTTATCAAACTATAACATTTCAATTTGCGAGTGATCGTATTCAATTTAGTTAAAATGCAAATTATCATAAGTTTAAATATGGGTATATAAGTTTTTAACAGATAAGGATGAGTGTAAAAAGTTGTTATCCATGTAAGTATAAGTTTAAATAGGGTGTTTTTTTCATTGAACATTTGAAAATAGATACCgtatactataaaaaaaaatagtgttcgGAAAagcttttaaattagtttttaacttatttgattatattGAAGACTTGTTTGATTAGATGAAAGGAGTTTATTTGatcatattaaagaaatttattttaataacttgTAACATATTGATTGCATTTTCTTAAAATGCTATTTCACACCATATTTGCATGTTTGATTTCAGATTTCATGTGATTTTTCACATTCATGGTGTTTGATGTCACATTTCATGTTATATAAAGGGTGTATTATATAAAAATCGAATATAGGTCATTTTTCCACAAACTCATGTGTCCTATTAACTGAACTATATTCATTAAGTCACCCTCAACAAGTTTAACAAACACAGTCATTCTCGCcattttattataattcttttttatattttcttttatatcattttatactcACAAGTTAATTATATcaaacatttttcatttaatcaaCTAATTTATGAGCCtttttaactttcatttttcaacattcAATTATCTTGTCCCTTAGTCTTGTTAATCACATTAATATAGATGCCTTAACCTTTTTTTTCAATACTGGAGTCAAATTTTTTAagcaaaatatatacaaaaaatagtTTCAGATGTGGTAGGCTTAAAGATGCATGCAACCCATGTTACTATAACCGTTACTAACCAGGGAGCTACTGCTGCCCATCCAAGTATACTGATCCCCCCCTTAGCCACTAAACTTTTCCCGGGCATTATGACAGCTAATTTTATTTGCaaaccctttttcttttttgtacctttctactatttcttttttatattccaAAAATTGATTTTCAGAATGTATTGTGACAATTGGTGACCTTCAGAATCAGCCCAACCTCCAACGGCAAAAATAACATCCTGGTTAATAAACTATACATATTCTAGTGTGTGTGAGCACCCGGTTAAAGGTTGGACGAATTGTTTAGAAACTATTAGATTAAACAATTCATTTGGTCCTTGTACCCATGCAAAATTTAGTTCCTATAAAAAACCTATACATTTTTGCCCCTAGACAAGTTTTTGTAGCAATTTATCACCACCAAAAAAAAGGGTTCTTTAAAAGGAACCAGTTTCGCTACAAAAGTGTGTTAAATTAacccatttttcaatttcttgcAAGTAAATAGGATTCAAGTTATTTTATCGACATGTGTTCTATAgcggaaaaaaaatctaataattttattgaatcaTGGATTCATTCGGTCAACGAATCGAAACTGTTCCATAAGGATCCGATGCCGCAAATCTTAAATGTGTTTTTCATGTCCAATTTctcaagataaaatataaactgTCTTATCTTCGTATAACAATTTAGATTCGCTGATTGCATGATTCTCATCAATACAGCAAATCCAGATCGTGCTGGATGTTTTACAGGATTCAgcagtttcaaaataaaataagcaagCAAAGGACATCTCATATCACTTTATCATCTTCATCGTTGTTATCACTCAAATTTACAAGTTTGACCAGGGAAACCAGGCTCAGTTGAGGTTGCTAGGTTGGAATATAATGGGGATCTACCATACATAAACAACTAAGTCACAAAGAATGATATCTGCATCGCCAAGAGAAGGATTACTCAGCTGGACTAGCTTATGAATTGGAATCTAACTGCTACAGAAGACAGATGACCACCAAGATCAATCGTCACAAAATGGATCAGAAGGAAAAAGGGAAACAAGAAATCGGTGTATCATTTCAAAGCTGGTGAATGTGATCACAGCAGCTGGTGTTGTCCTCAGAAGGTTGGTGGCACAACCTCGGTAAAAACCCTGTACACCTTGTTGAAAAACCTTTCTAATACAATCAATCACACCAGAGTACCGTTTCTCCGAATGATGCCCTTGTTCTTGCAATCTGGAACGTACAACCTGcaaacaacatatttttttggaaTCTAACTGCTACAGAAGACAGATGACCACCAAGATCAATCGTCACAAAATATGAGGCCGTGGATCAGAAGGAAAAAGGGAAACAAGAAATCGGTGTATCATTTCAAAGCTGGTGAATGTGATCACAGCAGCTGGTGTTGTCCTCAGAAGGTTGGTGGCACAACCTCGGTAAAAACCCTGTACACCTTCTTGTTGAAAAACCTTTCTAATACAATCAATCACACCAGAGTACCGTTTCTCCGAATGATGCCCTTGTTCTTGCAATCTGGAACGTACAACCTGCaaacaacatattttttgtAACTTTCTAATGCTTGTCTGCCCAAAGAACAGAAatacaaaaacacacacacacacacttatatattcataaaattcCACCACAATTATCAGGTGCATGGCTTTGTAGTTTCAAAGTTGGCAATGAAGGAAAAAAGTGAAAGCTCAAAATATTCAAGAAATAGcacaatataatattattcttgGAAGCTTTAAACGCTGAAAATAGATTCTAATCATTCTTCAGTCATATGATGGGAAAGGTAACTCATTGACAAGACTAGGAGACTAGAGGTATTAGTACCTATGCGGACAAATACCCTGAACAAAACTACCTCAATTATTCAGCAACATACCTCGTGAGGATATGTCAATGTGGATGCAAAAATTTTAGAAACTGATGATGCAATTGCAACATCACGTGCACCAAGTTTATCCATTGCTGCGTCATCTGATACAAAATAGTAAAAACATTGATTAATTGCCAAAACTTTCAAGAGTTCACAAAAAAGCTGTAGGCATGAAATTACCTTGATTtgccaaataaaattttattgtctCATAAGTAGGAAATTGAATGGCAACATGACTGATACCAGCCAGAGCAGGTACAAGGCCACTGTTTgtggtaaaaaatttaaatgtcatTAAATCATTGATTATAATTCCAAACATGTTGCATTTATGTTAAGCAACACCAACCTGTACAGCCCTCGAATGCCCTCCTCATGAGCAATTCTCCTCAATGCAGATAGTGTGCCCCTATATGGCACAACACCAGGTCTTATTCCCTGGGTCTGCATAAAATAGGCAGCAAAGTTATAGCACAGAATACATACAAATGCACTGATAATAGCTAATAAAGCACAAGAAGCCTTCTATTGTCCCTATGGTTTCAACACAATAATATATGGAAGATGAAGTTCATCAATATTAATGAGGAAAGTTTGTGCAGTGATCAATGCAACGCTAATGTTCATAAACCCTTTCTCCTAAATGGACAACACGGTCAGCCCACAGCAATAAATGGACAACATTTTAAGTAgcttgttttatgctttcatTCTTTCTCCTCATGTTTTGGTATAGTCCCCCCATGGGTTTTGGTACAGTCCCCCcatgtttgtgtttcttttgctttgttcttaataatattttggCTGGTTGAGGATGGTGGGGAATTGGGAGTCAACATACCAGGGATGCATATCCATCCCTATCCATGACTGCATCTagccatttttcaaaaaaagtaaaatgtgtTCATTCTACTGCTGATCCACGACATAGGGGCCATGTAATGAATCATGATATCATCTTGCATGGAGGTCATGCAGAAAGGCAAACAATGTCAAATTTATTGtgcctgcattttttttattaccataAAATTCTAGAAATTATGCCAGAAAAAACTGTAAAATCTCAAATTCCATGATACTAATGGTAAATAAGACAATCAAATAGCTTTTTATCCTCCAATACATTTCTATTTGCATATATCACTAAAACTTTTTTGGCTCATGCATTATGCCAAGTTTATGTGATAGGCAGATAGCATAATCAAATATATCAGCATAAATTGGAGAAACATACTTGGAGTCTGGTCTTGACAACCCAAAGGGGATTTGTAAACATGGTAGTTGCAGCTCCAGCACCAGAAGCAGCTATCACATTAGCTCCAATGGGAAGATGATGGCTATCTGCATACATAACACAGCTATTATAATTCGGACATCTACATAATGAGGGGACAAAATACAGCAAGTTGGCAACATAAAAAAGGTCAATAAgtagattaattaatttcatcacAAACAGAATAATGCTTCCAAAAATCCCTTATTTGGATCAATAGAAAATAATCACTAATGGACTAACCATCGGAATGAAGAAGGCTCTTAAGCTGCTCATATGCACTAAAATAAACCTGCAGATTCATAAATTCATACAATTAGAACACTAACTAAAACAGCATTGCAGTTTTCTGCTTATCTGATATTAAAAATAGTTATGGATTCGCTACAGATAGAGATTTCTACTGctcaataaaacaaaattattcaataattagCTAAATTGATTAGGCAACACAGAAACGCAAAAGGCATAAGCTTATGAGAAATAGTGTGTTAAAACTTATCATCTAAACCAGAGTGCAGCTATGTTAAAACTTCtccaataaaattcaaattttaacacATTACTTCTCATTTGCATAAGCAGAGTGCAGCTATGTAACTTATCATCTGAACCAGCCATAAAAATGGAGGTAGGTCGATTTTTTATCAAGGGCACAGTGATGTTGATCACCAATGTATttccacaaaaaaaatcaagtgaaccaaccaaaatcaaatcTATGTCAACATACAATCCATAAGATGCTCATATTCTTAACTCAATTCAGCAAGTATTAATGTTTCTCATGATTGGCTTCATACGCAAGCATTTCAGATATATAACATGAACCTTTATTTATGTCAACTTTCCACAGGAGCACGGTAGGCATTAATTATTGTAGATATATTCCATTAACAAATTGATGGCTAGAATTTAGAAATGTAGTTACAAATTTTGCCATTTTGAACATGAAGGCGATGAATTTGTCAagattctatttcttttttactcCATCAAGAAAATAATAGATTCAAACCGAACAAAAACAGGGAGCAAATTCTCACCGCCCAATTTGGAAGCAAAGCCAGCACAGTGGGCGCGAGCCCACGGTACATGCCACGTAACCCCTCCTTGTGAAATATTTGTTCCAAACTAGCAACTATTATGCTTCCTGTTGACAAAGAAACACCCATCAGCCAAATttttcaatattcaatttcaGTAGTCCAACAAATAACAAACTTTCCCAATATTGTTATATCCTTCATACAATAAAAGTATTGACAAGCTCAAATCTGAAAACGATGGCACCAATTCTTTTAGAATGACAaggttaaaataaatcaaacaaaaaaatcacaCCTTTAACACTTCCATGCGCGAGCTGCGGGACACCGTGAACCTGAAACCTAGTTTTGATGACATCAAGAGGACACACAAATGTAGCAGCAATAACCcctgcataaaaaaataaataaataaaaacaacgaATCCAATTCAGCGGGATggaaaattgaaaaaggaaaTTACGATTGAAAAAAGGCGAATTGAGGGATACCAGCGGAAGCACCGGCGGCGGCATTGCAGAGGAGGCCCTTGGGATTGATATTAGGAGCGGCGTGGGTGTCAGCAGTCATGGCTGGTGGAATCGACGGAGAAAGCGACGAAAacgaaaaaagaatcctcaATGGAGAGGGCGATGGCGGAGGAACAGGGTGGTCGCATGGCCTGGGAGAGAGACACAGTCTCGCTCGCTTCTTCGATTGAATGAGACTAATAGGCTTGTGGGATTAGATTAGGGTTTGGATTCGATCAGATCCGAAAAGGCCAGTCAAAACGCCTCATTTCATTGCCTATATATTGCTTCGTGTATTCCTCCTCCACCACAACACCAAACCAAACAACTACTAATGCAATCGCTCCTCTCTCTATATCTGTAGTTCGCTTCTTCCACTGGGTCCCGCGAATAATAAGTAACCCAATGTTTATTATACTATATAGTTATCATTATCAATTTCATTTTGTCATCCTTACTCCCATAAaggtaggttttttttttaatcttttttctaatgtttggatatttaaattttttaaatattttattactttctttttatattctaaaaaggtaaaaaataaatagttcaTTATAATTGTTCTTTTAGCTCATGGATTGTATAaatgaatgtttattttgtacgactaaactttatattttataataaataaaaaattgtgaatatataagttatattatggttaaaatctgtaataaataattttttaaaacaaataaattatattttaaatttatgataaataatttgtgTTGTTAGATAtattactaattttaattattgataattttttgaaaaataatttaattcaagataaaaaaaataaatatgttaaaaaattattgattgatGTAGACACtaagttaaattaaataattcagttgatattaaaaatataagatgatATATCATAGGTATAATATGagcatatttaaaatttgaagataatatatatatatgtgtgtgtgtaatgGATAAAATTACACTGGTATAACTTTGataactattatattatttttattacttgatacataatatgatttttattgatccaaaattattttaattaaaagtttattttacataaatcacatatacaaaaatttatattaatccaTAATcgtttgttattatttctttcatataaataaaaaataacataatataaacatttcaaaatctactaaaatattaattatttgattaccTTATcgttgttgtttaattttgacaaaatttaacacaaatgaTGTTGGTAATACATAGATATAATTGTTGgaatatctttaatctttattatttattcggAAGCTAAGAATTCACATGTTTATAATCTATGACAATTCACCAAAAACTCTAAAGTTTACAACATGTTTAATTATTAAGGATTAAATAAAATACCTGGATACGTAGTTGGTTCCTTATCTAAGCGTTCTTCGACATTTGTTGTAAGATCTTTGTAGCTATTCATCACGATCACAAACAATGATATTATGATTCTTCCTCGACTGGAACCTCTTTATTTATCAATTGGACTTTCATAACTATTTAGATGTGGCCAAGTGTCTATGTCATAAAGTGACAAAATTCccatttaatttatgttttgtatCATGCTAATCTTTCACAACATTTCATTATAGGAGTACTCAATATAAATTAAAGTCTCATAACTAACATAATTTGAATTacaagagaaattaaatttattaactccaaatgaacaataataactaaatttgtccaaaatagaaatagaaattaaatttcgtCTAATAGACGATGCAACATATGTCTAaaccaaattcaaataataaagtcTTTAAAAGCAACCTAAAAGTTCACATAATTTCAactgcaattttatttttattgtttcatgtAGATAATCCTTTTT harbors:
- the LOC114407401 gene encoding nicotinamide adenine dinucleotide transporter 1, chloroplastic-like, whose product is MTADTHAAPNINPKGLLCNAAAGASAGVIAATFVCPLDVIKTRFQVHGVPQLAHGSVKGSIIVASLEQIFHKEGLRGMYRGLAPTVLALLPNWAVYFSAYEQLKSLLHSDDSHHLPIGANVIAASGAGAATTMFTNPLWVVKTRLQTQGIRPGVVPYRGTLSALRRIAHEEGIRGLYSGLVPALAGISHVAIQFPTYETIKFYLANQDDAAMDKLGARDVAIASSVSKIFASTLTYPHEVVRSRLQEQGHHSEKRYSGVIDCIRKVFQQEGVQGFYRGCATNLLRTTPAAVITFTSFEMIHRFLVSLFPSDPRPHIL